The Streptomyces durmitorensis genome contains the following window.
CCCGCAGGTCGGCGCCTACCACCTGATGGCCGCCAACGGCGGCCGCGGTGTCCTGCCCGGCGGTGTCCCGGGTGTCGCGGCCGGCAAGGCCGTCGTCATCGGCGGCGGCGTCTCCGGCTGGAACGCCGCGCAGATCGCCATCGGCATGGGCTTCCACGTGACCCTGCTCGACAAGGACATCAACAAGCTCAAGGAGGCGGACAAGATCTTCGGCACGAAGATCCAGACCGTCGTCTCCAACGCCTTCGAGCTCGAGAAGGCCTGCATCGAGGCCGACCTCGTCATCGGCGCCGTCCTCATCCCCGGAGCCAAGGCCCCGAAGCTCGTCACCAACGAGCTCGTGGCGCGGATGAAGCCGGGAAGTGTCCTTGTCGACATCGCGATCGACCAGGGCGGCTGCTTCGAGGACTCGCACCCGACGACGCACGCCGAGCCGACCTTCCCGGTCCACAACTCGGTGTTCTACTGCGTCGCCAACATGCCCGGCGCGGTGCCCAACACGTCGACTTATGCCCTGACCAACGCGACGATGCCGTACATCGTCGAGCTGGCGAACCGCGGCTGGGTCGAGGCACTTCGCCGCGACAAGGCGCTCGCCCTGGGCCTCAACACCCATGACGGCAAGGTGGTTTACAAGGAGGTCGCGGAGTCGCACGGCCTCGAGCACGTCGAGCTGGAGACGCTCCTCGGCTGAACCTGACCGCTTTCGTCAACGAAAGTCGTCAATCTCACGCCCACGGCCGGACCTTGAGAGGGGTCCGGCCGTATGCGTATGTCCGTGGACATGGTCAACTCGCCTTGAACGTAACCCTTTAACCGATTCGACCACCCCGGAAATGTGCCAATGGCACCCCGCGCGCCCTTGACATGGGGGCGTTCGATTGCCGACACATCGGGCCGGGTCCGGCGGATTGTGTTGCTGCGGACCGGTGACACGCCATAGAGTCGCCAACCGTCGGCATGGTGCCACGCTGACCTATCGAGAAATTTCCTGGTCACCAAGGAGGTAAGACGACTTGTGAATGAGTCGACATTTGCTCCCGGGGGTGGTCAACCAGGAACCTCTGAGCGGGGCCAAGGACCCGTGGGGCTCGAGGCTGTCGGCTCCGTCGCTGTCCGCACCTTCGAAGCCCGCCAGAAACCGCAGCCGACGCAACCGACATCGTCTGCACCCCAGAGCATGGATGGCCATCACGTGAACGCCATGGCCGGCGACCGGAGTGGCGAGAACACCACCCACACCCAACTCGCCGACTACGAGGAACTGCCCCAGGGGCACTTCTACGACCCTGACGCCGAGTACGAGCCCGATCCCGAGTACGCGGCCACGCTGGCCCCGGACGCGGCCCGTCAGCGCCGTGAGCGCATCGGTCCCACGGGACGCCCGCTGCCGTACTTCCCGATTCCGGGTCCGCTGACCGATCACGGTCCCGCGAAGATCATCGCGATGTGCAACCAGAAGGGCGGCGTGGGCAAGACGACGTCGACCATCAACCTGGGTGCCGCGCTCGCGGAGTACGGACGCCGGGTCCTGCTGGTCGACTTCGACCCGCAGGGCGCCCTCTCGGTGGGCCTCGGGGTGAACCCGATGGAGCTGGACCTGACGGTCTACAACCTGCTCATGGAGCGGGGCATGTCGGCCGACGAGGTGCTGCTGAAGACGGCGGTCCCGAACATGGACCTGCTGCCCAGCAACATCGACCTGTCGGCCGCCGAAGTGCAGTTGGTGAGCGAGGTCGCGCGCGAGTCCACGCTGCAGCGGGCGTTGAAGCCGCTGATGCAGGACTACGACTACATCGTGATCGACTGTCAGCCCTCGCTCGGCCTGCTCACCGTGAACGCCCTGACGGCGGCTCACAAGGTGATCGTGCCGCTCGAGTGCGAGTTCTTCGCGCTGCGCGGTGTGGCCCTGCTGACGGAGACCATCGAGAAGGTCCAGGAGCGGCTCAACCCCGACCTGGAGCTCGACGGCATCCTGGCCACCATGTACGACTCCCGCACGGTGCACAGCCGTGAGGTGCTCGCGCGGGTGGTCGAGGCCTTCGACGATCACGTGTACCACACGGTGATCGGACGCACGGTCCGCTTCCCGGAGACCACGGTCGCCGGTGAGCCGATCACGACGTACGCATCGAACTCGGTCGGCGCGGCCGCTTATCGCCAGCTCGCCAGGGAGGTGCTCGCCCGGTGTCACGCCGAGTGAGTCTGCCGGGGGCCGACGAACTGTTCCGTACGACCGGGGGGATGGCGCTGCAGTCGTCGTCCCCGCGACGCCAGGCGAACGGCGAGGCACGGGTGCCCCCGCCCGCGGGCGAGAGCGACGAGACCGCTGCCGGTGACGCGCACGGCGGTGCCGCTGCCGGTGACGGCGGTGACGCCGCCGAACACGGCGCGGCCGACGCGGAGTCGGGAGAATCCCGCAGCCGCTCGGCCGGCGCCGACGCCGAGAAGGACGGGCGCCGTCCCGGTCAGGGCCAGGAAGGCGCCGCACAGGGCGGCGGCGGACGGTCCGCGAACTCCCCCTCCACGGCACAGGCGCGGCGGCGCGCACGGGCGGCCAACCGGCGGCCCAGCGGGCGTGAGCGGCACGACGAGAAGATCACCGTGTACGTGTCCGCCGAGGAGCTGATGGACCTCGAGCACGCGCGTCTCGTCCTGCGGGGCGAGCACGGGCTCGCGGTCGACCGCGGGCGGATCGTGCGCGAGGCGGTGGCCGTCGTTCTCGCGGATCTCGAGTCCCGCGGGGACGCGAGCATTCTCGTACGACGGTTGCGCGGGCGGTAGCGGTAGCGTTCCCGCCGATGCCCCTGAACGACGATTCCGCACTGCCTGCCCGCCGCCGCGCCCTGGGGCGCGGTCCTGGGTCGGCTCCCGCGGAGCCCGAACCGGAGCCGGAGTCGGTCCCCGAACCGGAACCAGAACCGGAACCGGAGACGGCCCCGGAGCCGGTGCCGGAGTCGTCCGCCGAGCCTGACGACGGCAGGTTCAAGGTCCGGCTCGCCAACTTCGAGGGCCCCTTCGATCTGCTGCTTCAGCTCATCTCGAAGCACAAGATGGACGTCACCGAGGTCGCGCTGTCCACGGTGACCGATGAGTTCATGGCGCACATCCGGGCCATGGGGCCCGACTGGGACCTGGACCAGACCACCGAGTTCCTCGTGGTCGCCGCCACCCTGCTCGACCTCAAGGCGGCCCGCCTTCTGCCCTCCGCGGAGGTCGAGGACGAGGCGGATCTCGCGCTGCTCGAAGCGCGGGACCTGCTTTTCGCGCGGCTTCTGCAGTACCGCGCGTACAAGCAGATCGCCGACATCTTCAGCGGGCGTCTCGACGACGAGGCCCGGCGCTATCCGCGGACCGTGGGCCTGGAGGCCCACCACGCCGAGCTGCTGCCCGAAGTCGTCATCAGCATCGGCGCGGCGGGGTTCGCCGCGCTGGCCGTGAAGGCGATGCAGCCCCGCGCGAAGCCCCAGGTGTACGTCGACCACATCCATGCCCCGCTGGTCTCCGTGCAGGAGCAGGCCGGTCTGGTCGTGGCCCGGCTGCGGGAGCGGGGCGAGGTCAGCTTCCAGGTGCTCGTCGAGGACGCGGGGGACACCCTCACGGTCGTCGCCCGTTTCCTGGCCCTCCTGGAGCTGTACCGCGAGAAGGCCGTGGAGCTGGACCAGGAGACCGCCCTGGGCGAGCTGATGGTGCGGTGGACCGGCGGGGACGGCGACGGGGAGCCGACGGTGACCGACGAGTTCGACCGCGCACCCGATCCGCCGGGTGAGACGAGTGAGGAGACGGTCACATGAGTGTGGAGAGTCCCGCGGGAGATCTGGCCGGTGCCGTCGCCGACCTGGAGCTGCGGCCCGCCCTGGAAGCCGTCCTCATGGTCGTCGACGAACCGGCCACGGAGGAGCACCTCGCCAAGGTCCTCGACCGGCCCCGGCGGCAGGTCGCCGACGCACTGCGGGAGCTCGCCGACGAGTACACCGTGCAGCGCCGGGGCTTCGAGCTGCGGCTCGTGGCCGGCGGCTGGCGGTTCTACACGCGGCCCGAGTACTCCGCGGCCGTCGAGCGCTTCGTGCTGGACGGGCAGCAGGCACGGCTCACCCAGGCGGCTCTGGAGACCCTCGCGGTCGTCGCGTACCGCCAGCCGGTCAGCCGTTCCCGGGTCTCCGCGGTGCGCGGGGTGAACTGTGACGGCGTGATGCGGACGCTCCTCCAGAGGGGTCTGGTGGAGGAGGCGGGCGCGGAACCCGAAACAGGTGCGATCCTGTACAGGACGACGAACTACTTTCTGGAGCGGATGGGCCTGCGTGGCCTGGACGAGCTCCCGGAGCTGGCGCCCTTCCTCCCCGAGGCGGAGGCGATCGAGGCCGAGACGCTGGAAGGCGTTCCGTCGTTCGACCCGGACGCACCCGATGCGCCGGGTGACGAGTACACCGAGCGCACAGTCGACTAACGGAAATTTGATGCGAAGCAGCAACGGCAGGAACAGCAGCGGAAACAACGGCGGGAGCCGTGGTGGCAACAGCGGCAGCCGTGGCAGCAGCGGTGGGCGCCCGACCGGCGGAGGCCGCGGGAGTGGCGGCGGCCGCCCGAGCGGCGGTGGGCGCCCGAGCGGTGGCGGCCGTGACTACCGGGGTTCCGGCAACAGCCCCGACCGGCAGGGTCGCGGCGCCGGTGGCGCGCGCGACGACCAGGCCGCCCCGAAGCGGGAGAGCAAGCCCCGTCCCGAGGAGCGCCGCTACGACGTGGGCGGCGACGCCTCCCGCAAGGGCCGTGGCGCGGCCGCGCGCGGTGGCGCCAAGGGCGGCCCCAGGGCCCCTCAGGGCTCGGACAGGGGCACCCGGCGCGGCGCGGGGGCTCCCGCGACGTCCCGCGAGTACGACGCGCGGCAGGAAGAGCGCAACCGCGAGCGGTACGCGGGCAAGCCGAAGGTCAGCCCGCCCAAGACCTTCCCGGGCGCCGAGCAGGAGGGCGAGCGGCTGCAGAAGGTCCTCGCCCGTGCTGGCTACGGCTCGCGCCGTGCCTGCGAGGAGCTCGTCGAGCAGGCCCGTGTCGAGGTCAACGGCGAGATCGTGATGGAGCAGGGCCTGCGGGTCCAGCCGGAGCGGGACGAGATCAAGGTCGACGGCCTGACGGTCGCCACCCAGTCGTACCAGTTCTTCGCACTGAACAAGCCCGCCGGCGTCGTCTCCACCATGGAGGACACCGAGGGCCGCCAGTGCCTGGGCGACTACGTGACCAACCGCGAGACGCGGCTTTTCCACGTGGGGCGTCTGGACACGGAGACCGAGGGCGTCATCCTGCTCACCAACCACGGTGAGCTGGCCCACCGGCTCACGCACCCGAAGTACGGCGTGAAGAAGGTCTACCTCGCGCACATCGTGGGCCCGATCCCGCGCGACCTGGGCAAGCAGCTCAAGGACGGCATCCAGCTCGAGGACGGGTACGCCCGCGCGGACCACTTCCGCGTCGTCGAGCAGACCGGCAAGAACTACCTGGTCGAGGTGACGCTGCACGAGGGCCGCAAGCACATCGTGCGCCGCATGCTCGCGGAGGCCGGCTTCCCGGTCGACAAGCTGGTGCGGACGTCCTTCGGGCCGATCACTCTCGGCGACCAGAAGTCGGGTTGGCTGCGCAGGATGTCGAACACCGAGGTCGGCATGCTGATGCAGGAAGTCGACCTCTAGGCCGTAGGCGCTACCGAGGTCACCGAAGGCGGCCGGTCCCTGCACACGCAGGGACCGGCCGCCTTTTTGTGTGTTGCGGGGCGCGACCCCCTCCCTTTATAGTCGCAGTGACTATAAAGGGAGGGGGGAGTCATGCAGGACTACGACAAGTACGCCTTCGAGCCGTTCGCCGTCACCGTCGACCTCGCCGTCCTCACCATCCGCGCGGGCCGCCTGCACGTGCTGCTCGTCGAGCGCGGCCAGGAGCCGTACCTGGGCCGCTGGGCGCTGCCCGGCGGATTCGTGCTGCCCGAGGAGTCGGCCGAGACGGCGGCCGGACGGGAGCTCGCGGAGGAGACCGGCCTCGCGGACAGCGACGGGCTCCACCTGGAGCAGCTGCGCACCTACAGCGAACCGGGCCGCGATCCGCGGATGCGCGTCGTCTCCGTCGCCTTCGCGGCGCTCGTGCCCGATCCGCCCGCCGTGCACGCGGGCAGCGACGCGGCCCGCGCGGAGTGGCTCGCGTACGGCACCCAGGGCCCGCTCGCCTTCGACCACGACCGGATCCTCGCCGACGCCCACGACCGCGTCTGCGCCAAGTTCGAGTACACCGGCCTCGCCACCGCCTTCTGCCCGCCCGAGTTCACCCTCGGCGAGCTGCGGCAGGTCTACGAGACGGTGTGGGGCGCCGAGCTCGACCCGGCCAACTTCCGGCGCAAGGTGCTCGGCACGTCCGGCTTCGTCGAGGCGATCCCCGGGGCCGCGCGCCTCACCGGCGGCCGCGGCAAACCGGCGGCCCTGTACCGCGCGGGCCCGGCCACCTCCCTGCACCCGCCCCTGCTCCGCCCCACGGCCACTCCCTCGGAAGGACAGCCCTCATGAAGCGTGCCGCCACCGGATCCCTCATGGGCCTCGCCCTCGGGGACGCGCTCGGCTTCCCGACCGAGTTCAACGACGTACCGTCGATCCTCGCCAAGTGCGGGCCCTGGCGGGAGATGGAGCTGCCCCGGCCCGCGATCGTCACGGACGACACGCAGATGACGCTCGCGCTCGGCCGTGGCCTGCGTACCGCCATGGGCCGTGGGCTGCTCGGGCCCAGGCGGATGGAGCGGCCGGTGCGCGAGGAGTTCGTGGAGTGGTACCAGTCGCCGGAGAACAACCGCGCCCCCGGCAACACCTGCCTGAAGGCCTGCTACCTCCTCAAGACCGGCAAGCCGTGGGAGGAGGCGAGCCAGGTGCACTCCAAGGGCTGCGGCGCCAACATGCGCGTCGCGCCCATCGGGCTCGTCCCCGGCCTGAGCGACGAGCAGCGATCGGGCGCCGCCCAGCTGCAGTCCGCGCTCACCCACGGCCACCCGACGGCGCTCGCCGCTTCGGACCTCACGGCGCACGCCGTGCGGCTGCTCGCCCAGGGCGCCGAGCCGACGGGGCTCGTGGGGCTGCTGCGCTCCTACGCGTACGAGAACCGCGAGACGTACCGCGCGCACTGGCTCGGCGAGCTGTGGACGCGCGGAGGTGATCCGACGCCGGGGGCGTTCATCGCGCGCGGCTGGGACGAGTGCCTGGCCGTCCTCGAACGCCTGGAGGCCGCGCTGAGGCACACCAACCCGGAGACCGACCCCTGCCTGGCCACGGGCGAGGGCTGGATCGCCGAAGAGGCGCTCGCCACGGGGCTGCTGTGCTTCCTGCAATTCGTGGACGAGCCCCTCACCGCCCTGCGCAGGGCCGCCTGCACCTCGGGCGACTCCGACTCGATCGCCTGCCTGGCCGGAGCGTTCGCGGGCGCCCACCTGGGCGCTGACGCCTGGCCCGCCGCGTGGGCCGAGCGGATCGAGTACCGCGCGGAGCTGCTTGCGCTCGGGGCGCTCTGGGACGGGGGCGCGGGCGCCTAGGCCGCTGCTGCCACCGCCGACGCCCGGCGTGCGCGGAACAGGAAGTCCTCGACGCGGCTGCGGTCCGGCTCGGGCGGCAGGGAGGTGTGCGCGGCCGCCGACTCGGCCTGTTCCGCGAGGCGGTTCATCCAGGACTCGACGTCCGGCCAGGAGACCTCGCCGCGCTTGACCGCGAGCAGCGGCTCGCGCTGGTCGCCGACGTCGAGGGTCAGCTCGCCGGTGCGCAGCAGATCGCGGCAGCTCGTCAGGAGGCGCAGGAGGTGCATCGCGTGCTTCCAGCGGGGCGCGCCGTGCAGGCGTACGTCCGCTTCCAGCTTCTTGTGCTGGCCCAGTGCGTAGCCGACGAAGGTGGTGTGGACCTGGCGGGAGAGGAACGCGTCGCGCAGGGCGAGGAGTTCACGGCCGGTGTCCGTGACGTCTTCCACCAGGGTCGAGTGCAGGCACTCCAGGATGTTCGGATTGGCGCGCAGGGCCAGCTCGCAGAAGCGCTCCAGCTCCCAGCTGAACTGCTCCTCCGCCGGTCCGTCCACGTGCGTGGGCGGCTTCTCGAAGCGCCAGAAGAGCGGGGTCGGGGCCAGGAAGACCCCCCTGCGGT
Protein-coding sequences here:
- the ald gene encoding alanine dehydrogenase; translation: MKVGIPREVKNNEFRVAITPAGVHELVRHGHQVVIERNAGVGSSITDAEYVSAGAVILDTADEVWATADLLLKVKEPVAEEYHRLRKDQTLFTYLHLAASKECTDALLESGTTAIAYETVETANRALPLLAPMSEVAGRLAPQVGAYHLMAANGGRGVLPGGVPGVAAGKAVVIGGGVSGWNAAQIAIGMGFHVTLLDKDINKLKEADKIFGTKIQTVVSNAFELEKACIEADLVIGAVLIPGAKAPKLVTNELVARMKPGSVLVDIAIDQGGCFEDSHPTTHAEPTFPVHNSVFYCVANMPGAVPNTSTYALTNATMPYIVELANRGWVEALRRDKALALGLNTHDGKVVYKEVAESHGLEHVELETLLG
- a CDS encoding ParA family protein; this encodes MNESTFAPGGGQPGTSERGQGPVGLEAVGSVAVRTFEARQKPQPTQPTSSAPQSMDGHHVNAMAGDRSGENTTHTQLADYEELPQGHFYDPDAEYEPDPEYAATLAPDAARQRRERIGPTGRPLPYFPIPGPLTDHGPAKIIAMCNQKGGVGKTTSTINLGAALAEYGRRVLLVDFDPQGALSVGLGVNPMELDLTVYNLLMERGMSADEVLLKTAVPNMDLLPSNIDLSAAEVQLVSEVARESTLQRALKPLMQDYDYIVIDCQPSLGLLTVNALTAAHKVIVPLECEFFALRGVALLTETIEKVQERLNPDLELDGILATMYDSRTVHSREVLARVVEAFDDHVYHTVIGRTVRFPETTVAGEPITTYASNSVGAAAYRQLAREVLARCHAE
- a CDS encoding segregation and condensation protein A, which translates into the protein MPLNDDSALPARRRALGRGPGSAPAEPEPEPESVPEPEPEPEPETAPEPVPESSAEPDDGRFKVRLANFEGPFDLLLQLISKHKMDVTEVALSTVTDEFMAHIRAMGPDWDLDQTTEFLVVAATLLDLKAARLLPSAEVEDEADLALLEARDLLFARLLQYRAYKQIADIFSGRLDDEARRYPRTVGLEAHHAELLPEVVISIGAAGFAALAVKAMQPRAKPQVYVDHIHAPLVSVQEQAGLVVARLRERGEVSFQVLVEDAGDTLTVVARFLALLELYREKAVELDQETALGELMVRWTGGDGDGEPTVTDEFDRAPDPPGETSEETVT
- the scpB gene encoding SMC-Scp complex subunit ScpB, with amino-acid sequence MSVESPAGDLAGAVADLELRPALEAVLMVVDEPATEEHLAKVLDRPRRQVADALRELADEYTVQRRGFELRLVAGGWRFYTRPEYSAAVERFVLDGQQARLTQAALETLAVVAYRQPVSRSRVSAVRGVNCDGVMRTLLQRGLVEEAGAEPETGAILYRTTNYFLERMGLRGLDELPELAPFLPEAEAIEAETLEGVPSFDPDAPDAPGDEYTERTVD
- a CDS encoding pseudouridine synthase — translated: MRSSNGRNSSGNNGGSRGGNSGSRGSSGGRPTGGGRGSGGGRPSGGGRPSGGGRDYRGSGNSPDRQGRGAGGARDDQAAPKRESKPRPEERRYDVGGDASRKGRGAAARGGAKGGPRAPQGSDRGTRRGAGAPATSREYDARQEERNRERYAGKPKVSPPKTFPGAEQEGERLQKVLARAGYGSRRACEELVEQARVEVNGEIVMEQGLRVQPERDEIKVDGLTVATQSYQFFALNKPAGVVSTMEDTEGRQCLGDYVTNRETRLFHVGRLDTETEGVILLTNHGELAHRLTHPKYGVKKVYLAHIVGPIPRDLGKQLKDGIQLEDGYARADHFRVVEQTGKNYLVEVTLHEGRKHIVRRMLAEAGFPVDKLVRTSFGPITLGDQKSGWLRRMSNTEVGMLMQEVDL
- a CDS encoding NUDIX hydrolase, which codes for MQDYDKYAFEPFAVTVDLAVLTIRAGRLHVLLVERGQEPYLGRWALPGGFVLPEESAETAAGRELAEETGLADSDGLHLEQLRTYSEPGRDPRMRVVSVAFAALVPDPPAVHAGSDAARAEWLAYGTQGPLAFDHDRILADAHDRVCAKFEYTGLATAFCPPEFTLGELRQVYETVWGAELDPANFRRKVLGTSGFVEAIPGAARLTGGRGKPAALYRAGPATSLHPPLLRPTATPSEGQPS
- a CDS encoding ADP-ribosylglycohydrolase family protein — encoded protein: MKRAATGSLMGLALGDALGFPTEFNDVPSILAKCGPWREMELPRPAIVTDDTQMTLALGRGLRTAMGRGLLGPRRMERPVREEFVEWYQSPENNRAPGNTCLKACYLLKTGKPWEEASQVHSKGCGANMRVAPIGLVPGLSDEQRSGAAQLQSALTHGHPTALAASDLTAHAVRLLAQGAEPTGLVGLLRSYAYENRETYRAHWLGELWTRGGDPTPGAFIARGWDECLAVLERLEAALRHTNPETDPCLATGEGWIAEEALATGLLCFLQFVDEPLTALRRAACTSGDSDSIACLAGAFAGAHLGADAWPAAWAERIEYRAELLALGALWDGGAGA
- a CDS encoding nucleotidyltransferase domain-containing protein, whose product is MHRPKDTKDAKDAKDLDPDLALVRDHTVYACVMGSRAFGLATDGSDTDRRGVFLAPTPLFWRFEKPPTHVDGPAEEQFSWELERFCELALRANPNILECLHSTLVEDVTDTGRELLALRDAFLSRQVHTTFVGYALGQHKKLEADVRLHGAPRWKHAMHLLRLLTSCRDLLRTGELTLDVGDQREPLLAVKRGEVSWPDVESWMNRLAEQAESAAAHTSLPPEPDRSRVEDFLFRARRASAVAAAA